From Eleftheria terrae, the proteins below share one genomic window:
- a CDS encoding FAD-dependent oxidoreductase, whose amino-acid sequence MSGSPWPSAEQARLLQEGACNCPALASFWMGGFEGADHRNGRGEPLDMVRSTGHLQRLEADYASLARWGLRGARESIGWRLSEGAGGRIDLARTQRVAEAARRHGVQPLWTLMHYGMPADVDIFDDRFIARFVRFAEAVARTLKPLSELPPIYTPINEISFLAWAVSETSMMAPYLNGDAARADSTRASGYAVKRRLVRAALEAMQAMRAIDGRARFMHVEPVLHVVAPADRPDLQGLAAEVRGYQWQTWDLLAGRMEPELGGHEAALDLLGLNHYHNGQWEVGTERRLHWHLRDPRRLPFGSLVRETWERYRHPMIVAETSHVGVGRGQWLHEMATEAARVRAAGIPLEGLCLYPIVDRHDWDDPTHWHNSGLWDAAPPDTPLPAGCAPGRVLNRPYARVLRRWQRQLPACTTEGSPKMSRPCLLVFSHLRWDFVYQRPQHLLSRLAQQYRVLVVEEPVHDAGLPHLECFRPCEGVEVLRPHTPVEAAGFHDDQLPVLKPLVQRHIEAHGIDNYLVWFYTPMALPLLTGLQPRAVIYDCMDELSAFKYAPRQMRQRESALMKTADLVFTGGPSLYEAKREQHPQVHCFPSAVDAQHFAPGSALADPAHAAAAEQLQSHLPSPRLGFFGVIDERLDVELVAALADARPDWQLVMVGPVVKIDPAHLPRRANIHWLGQQSYARLPALVAGWDVCLLPFALNESTRFISPTKTLEYMAAEKPVVSTPIHDVVSLYGDVVRVGADRQAFIDACVAALGETPAQRQERVVAMSAVVARLSWDSTAKSIGRLIADALQRRTVATAGQPAATAAASLPTPAVPLAPGSAAAASAATPAVRAVRHVVIGAGPTGLAAAYHLGGDTLLVEREARVGGGCRSTEENGFTFGNAGHVMFSEDPEVHALYSKLLGDNLHWQTVRAAVHRDGCLAPFPLAGAHHGLPPDVLKEQRRPSASTRFGYPLRGGFQALMEAFLPHLQAQLSLNTRVVHVSPSQRTLRLDDGRTLQYETLVSTMPLPQLVAACGNEAPPEVQAAARGLRHLSVRCINLGVDRAALTDQHWIYYPEGTVFDRVFAQGNASPHCSPPGGFGLTCEIGYGPGRPLPCDGPALLERVVADCRRVGLLREDDRLLASSQVDLPGAWLVHDAAQAGQLALVRQWLGQFGIVLAGRYGEWAHDHAEHAFVAGRRAAQQALARSGAAAQTIAKAG is encoded by the coding sequence ATGTCCGGCTCGCCCTGGCCCAGCGCCGAGCAGGCCCGACTGCTGCAGGAAGGCGCCTGCAACTGCCCCGCGCTGGCCTCCTTCTGGATGGGCGGCTTCGAAGGGGCTGACCACCGCAATGGCCGCGGCGAGCCGCTGGACATGGTCCGCAGCACGGGCCACCTGCAACGGCTGGAGGCCGACTACGCCAGCCTGGCCCGCTGGGGCCTGCGCGGCGCGCGGGAGAGCATCGGCTGGCGCCTGTCGGAGGGCGCCGGTGGCCGCATCGACCTGGCACGCACCCAGCGGGTGGCGGAGGCGGCTCGCCGCCACGGTGTCCAGCCCCTGTGGACCCTCATGCACTACGGCATGCCGGCCGACGTCGACATCTTCGACGACCGCTTCATCGCCCGGTTCGTTCGCTTTGCCGAGGCGGTGGCGCGCACGCTGAAGCCGCTGTCCGAGCTGCCCCCGATCTACACACCGATCAACGAGATCAGCTTCCTGGCCTGGGCCGTCAGCGAGACGTCGATGATGGCTCCCTACCTGAACGGAGACGCCGCCCGGGCCGACAGCACCCGGGCCAGCGGCTACGCCGTCAAGCGCCGCCTGGTGCGGGCCGCCCTGGAGGCGATGCAGGCCATGCGAGCCATCGATGGGCGTGCCCGCTTCATGCATGTCGAGCCGGTGCTGCACGTGGTGGCGCCGGCGGACCGGCCGGACCTGCAGGGCCTGGCGGCGGAGGTGCGCGGCTACCAGTGGCAAACCTGGGACCTGTTGGCCGGCCGGATGGAGCCGGAGCTGGGCGGCCACGAGGCGGCGCTCGACCTGCTGGGCCTGAACCACTATCACAACGGACAGTGGGAGGTCGGCACCGAGCGTCGCCTGCACTGGCACTTGCGTGACCCACGTCGTCTGCCCTTCGGCTCGCTGGTGCGCGAGACCTGGGAACGCTACCGCCATCCGATGATCGTGGCAGAAACGAGTCATGTCGGTGTCGGGCGCGGCCAGTGGCTGCATGAGATGGCCACCGAGGCGGCCCGTGTGCGCGCCGCCGGCATCCCGCTCGAAGGGCTGTGCCTCTATCCAATCGTCGACCGCCACGACTGGGACGACCCCACCCATTGGCACAACAGCGGCCTGTGGGACGCCGCGCCGCCGGACACCCCCCTGCCGGCCGGCTGTGCACCGGGGCGCGTGCTCAACCGGCCCTATGCCCGTGTACTCAGACGCTGGCAACGCCAGCTGCCAGCCTGCACCACCGAAGGAAGCCCCAAGATGTCTCGACCCTGCCTGCTCGTCTTCTCGCACCTGCGCTGGGACTTCGTCTACCAGCGCCCGCAGCACCTGCTGTCGCGACTCGCACAGCAGTACCGCGTGCTGGTCGTCGAGGAGCCGGTGCACGATGCCGGGCTGCCGCACCTGGAATGTTTCCGCCCCTGCGAGGGGGTGGAGGTGCTGCGGCCGCACACGCCGGTGGAGGCCGCCGGCTTCCATGACGACCAGCTGCCAGTGCTCAAGCCCCTGGTGCAGCGGCACATCGAGGCCCATGGCATCGACAACTACCTGGTGTGGTTCTACACGCCGATGGCGCTGCCGCTGCTCACCGGCCTGCAGCCGCGAGCGGTGATCTACGACTGCATGGACGAGTTGTCGGCCTTCAAGTACGCGCCGCGGCAGATGCGCCAGCGCGAATCGGCCCTGATGAAGACCGCCGACCTGGTCTTCACCGGCGGCCCCAGCCTGTATGAGGCCAAGCGCGAGCAGCATCCGCAGGTGCACTGTTTCCCGAGTGCGGTCGATGCACAGCATTTCGCACCCGGCTCCGCGCTGGCCGATCCGGCACATGCGGCGGCCGCCGAGCAGTTGCAATCGCACCTCCCCTCGCCCCGGCTCGGCTTCTTCGGCGTGATCGATGAGCGACTCGACGTGGAACTGGTGGCAGCCCTGGCCGATGCCCGGCCGGACTGGCAGCTGGTGATGGTCGGCCCGGTGGTGAAGATCGACCCTGCGCACCTGCCTCGCCGCGCCAACATCCACTGGCTGGGGCAGCAGTCGTACGCCCGGCTGCCGGCGCTGGTGGCCGGTTGGGACGTCTGCCTGCTGCCCTTCGCGCTCAACGAGTCGACGCGCTTCATCAGCCCGACCAAGACGCTCGAGTACATGGCGGCGGAAAAGCCGGTGGTCAGCACGCCAATCCACGACGTGGTCAGCCTGTACGGCGACGTGGTGCGCGTCGGTGCCGACCGACAGGCCTTCATCGACGCCTGCGTCGCCGCACTCGGCGAAACGCCGGCGCAACGCCAGGAGCGGGTGGTCGCGATGTCGGCCGTGGTGGCCCGGCTTTCGTGGGACAGCACCGCAAAGTCCATCGGCCGGCTCATCGCCGACGCCCTGCAGCGGCGCACGGTGGCGACCGCCGGCCAACCGGCCGCAACAGCGGCCGCCTCCCTGCCGACCCCTGCCGTGCCGCTCGCCCCGGGCTCCGCCGCGGCAGCGAGCGCCGCGACCCCCGCGGTGCGTGCGGTGCGCCATGTGGTGATCGGCGCCGGGCCGACCGGCCTGGCGGCCGCCTACCACCTGGGTGGCGACACGCTGCTCGTCGAGCGCGAGGCCCGCGTTGGCGGCGGCTGCCGGTCCACCGAGGAAAACGGCTTCACCTTTGGCAACGCCGGGCATGTGATGTTTTCCGAAGACCCGGAGGTGCATGCGCTCTACAGCAAGCTGCTGGGCGACAACCTGCACTGGCAGACCGTCCGGGCGGCGGTGCACCGCGATGGCTGCCTGGCGCCCTTCCCGCTGGCCGGTGCACACCACGGCCTGCCGCCGGACGTATTGAAGGAGCAGCGCCGCCCGAGCGCCAGCACTCGCTTCGGCTATCCGCTGCGCGGTGGCTTCCAGGCCTTGATGGAGGCCTTCCTGCCTCACCTGCAAGCGCAGCTCTCGCTGAATACGCGGGTGGTCCATGTGTCGCCTTCACAACGCACGCTGCGGCTGGACGACGGCCGGACCCTGCAGTACGAAACCCTGGTCAGCACCATGCCGCTGCCACAACTGGTGGCCGCGTGCGGCAATGAAGCACCGCCCGAGGTGCAGGCGGCCGCCCGCGGGCTGCGCCATCTGTCGGTGCGCTGCATCAACCTGGGCGTGGACCGGGCGGCCCTGACCGACCAGCACTGGATCTACTACCCCGAAGGCACCGTCTTCGACCGCGTCTTCGCGCAGGGCAACGCCAGCCCGCATTGCAGCCCGCCGGGCGGCTTCGGCCTGACCTGCGAGATCGGCTACGGCCCCGGCCGCCCCTTGCCTTGCGACGGCCCGGCGTTGCTGGAGCGGGTGGTGGCCGACTGCCGTCGTGTCGGCCTGCTGCGGGAGGACGATCGCCTGCTCGCCAGCAGCCAGGTCGACCTGCCGGGCGCCTGGCTGGTGCACGATGCCGCACAGGCAGGCCAGCTCGCGCTGGTGCGCCAGTGGCTGGGCCAGTTCGGCATCGTGCTGGCCGGACGCTACGGCGAATGGGCCCACGACCATGCGGAACATGCCTTCGTGGCCGGCCGCCGGGCGGCCCAGCAGGCCCTGGCGCGCAGCGGCGCAGCGGCACAGACCATCGCCAAGGCGGGGTGA
- a CDS encoding amidohydrolase family protein encodes MIIDAHVHCTGQERSGDVLRSLDDAGIDMAVLLAPFLSEGYSLEDPESLRRGNAGLARLVKGHEDRLIGFAVLDPRRADAPDDLQRAYDQGLRGIKMVPAGWYPYDEQVQPLFAKAHELKMPLLFHSGIFIDGRSGRFCRPTFFEALRDYPGLKVALAHLGWPWTDEAIAVGLIELIHGVAPDQVMFRFDISFGPPPVYRREVLSKALSVLGPDLLQFGSDCFLPCSGAHIAERRGWVEDLLDELDVDARGRERIWSGTAAAWLGLDAADAARRAAQARERAPAEAATLGVATRRLFTSLLGGDQGRPPGLAPVCC; translated from the coding sequence ATGATCATCGATGCCCATGTGCACTGCACCGGCCAGGAGCGCAGCGGCGACGTGCTGCGATCGCTCGACGATGCCGGCATCGACATGGCGGTGTTGCTGGCCCCCTTCCTCAGCGAAGGCTATTCGCTGGAAGACCCCGAATCGCTGCGCCGCGGCAATGCGGGGTTGGCCCGGCTGGTGAAGGGCCACGAAGACCGGCTGATCGGCTTCGCGGTGCTCGATCCGCGCCGCGCCGACGCACCCGACGACCTGCAGCGCGCCTATGACCAGGGCCTGCGCGGCATCAAGATGGTGCCCGCCGGCTGGTATCCGTATGACGAGCAGGTGCAGCCGCTGTTCGCCAAGGCGCACGAGCTCAAGATGCCGCTGCTGTTCCACAGTGGCATCTTCATCGATGGCCGCTCGGGCCGCTTCTGCCGGCCAACCTTCTTCGAAGCGCTGCGCGACTACCCCGGACTCAAGGTGGCGCTGGCCCACCTGGGCTGGCCCTGGACCGATGAAGCCATCGCCGTCGGCCTGATCGAGCTGATCCACGGCGTGGCGCCCGACCAGGTGATGTTCCGCTTCGACATCTCCTTCGGACCGCCGCCGGTGTACCGGCGCGAGGTGCTGTCCAAGGCCCTCAGCGTGCTGGGCCCCGACCTGCTGCAGTTCGGTAGCGACTGCTTTCTGCCCTGCAGCGGCGCCCACATTGCCGAGCGCCGAGGCTGGGTGGAAGACCTGCTGGACGAGCTGGACGTCGACGCTCGCGGCCGCGAGCGCATCTGGAGCGGCACCGCTGCGGCCTGGCTGGGCCTTGACGCAGCGGATGCGGCACGCCGTGCCGCGCAGGCCCGCGAGCGTGCACCGGCAGAAGCCGCCACCCTGGGCGTGGCGACCCGCCGCCTGTTCACTTCCCTCCTTGGTGGGGACCAAGGCCGCCCGCCCGGCCTGGCCCCCGTGTGCTGCTGA
- a CDS encoding glycosyltransferase, with translation MAPLQTTPRTHVLQIVGNAIVGGMETYVSRLIERLPRERFRVTVLCPWESSISEQLRTTGTEVMVVPMPDDPPWASIQTTSALIRAHGVDVIQAHLPNAHLLAAVAGHLTHTPVLATIHGRQLQVADLEAHRLAGTHLSVVCKYTYYHALTLGVAAPQLHLIANGADLQVFRPRRVRDGALRQRFGIAADVPLVGFVGRLSWEKGPESFLRAALIAHRRCPQARFVLVGDGPMAQQCASFIDSFGMGDYTHLAGLQSDMPAVFAELDLVVSTSHTEAMPLALMEAMASGLPVVATRVGGVPDMVQHGLTGALVSPGDFDGVGAQIAKLLEAPDTREAMGRRARERAEQHFDLAEGVAATGELLARLAQANPQRALSSRPLAEAAPVPAPARSAANGHAAAGHAGTGRRAPRKQVGV, from the coding sequence ATGGCACCACTGCAAACCACTCCGCGGACCCATGTCCTGCAGATCGTCGGCAACGCGATCGTCGGCGGCATGGAGACCTATGTGTCCCGCCTGATCGAGCGGCTGCCGCGGGAACGCTTCCGCGTCACCGTGCTGTGCCCCTGGGAGAGCTCGATCAGCGAGCAACTGCGCACCACCGGCACCGAGGTGATGGTGGTGCCGATGCCGGACGACCCGCCGTGGGCATCGATCCAGACCACCAGCGCGCTGATCCGGGCGCACGGGGTCGACGTCATCCAGGCGCACCTGCCCAATGCGCACCTGCTGGCCGCCGTGGCCGGCCACCTGACGCACACACCGGTGCTGGCCACCATCCACGGCCGGCAGCTGCAGGTGGCCGACCTGGAGGCGCACCGCCTGGCCGGCACCCATCTCAGCGTGGTCTGCAAGTACACCTACTACCACGCGCTGACCCTGGGCGTCGCTGCGCCGCAGCTGCACCTCATTGCCAATGGCGCCGACCTGCAGGTGTTCCGTCCGCGGCGGGTGCGCGACGGCGCACTGCGGCAGCGCTTCGGCATTGCGGCCGACGTGCCGCTGGTGGGCTTCGTCGGCCGCCTGTCCTGGGAGAAAGGACCCGAGAGCTTCTTGCGCGCCGCCTTGATCGCACACCGCCGCTGCCCGCAAGCGCGCTTCGTGCTCGTGGGCGACGGCCCGATGGCGCAGCAGTGCGCCAGCTTCATCGACAGCTTCGGCATGGGCGACTACACGCACCTGGCCGGGCTGCAGTCGGACATGCCGGCGGTGTTTGCCGAGCTGGACCTGGTGGTCTCGACCTCGCACACCGAGGCCATGCCGCTGGCCCTGATGGAAGCCATGGCCAGTGGCCTGCCGGTGGTGGCGACCCGGGTGGGTGGCGTGCCGGACATGGTGCAGCACGGCCTCACCGGTGCGCTGGTGAGCCCGGGCGATTTCGACGGCGTCGGCGCCCAGATCGCGAAGCTGCTGGAAGCGCCGGACACCCGCGAAGCCATGGGCCGGCGGGCGCGCGAGCGCGCCGAGCAGCACTTCGACCTGGCAGAAGGGGTGGCCGCCACCGGCGAATTGCTGGCCCGGCTGGCGCAGGCCAATCCGCAGCGCGCGCTGAGCAGCCGGCCGCTGGCGGAAGCGGCACCGGTGCCGGCGCCGGCACGCAGCGCCGCCAACGGCCATGCGGCCGCCGGCCATGCTGGCACCGGCCGGCGTGCGCCCCGCAAGCAGGTGGGCGTCTGA
- a CDS encoding BON domain-containing protein, whose product MKKLFVASMIATAGLMAMTGCAVTSGQSSVGEYVDDATVATRVKTKFATDPGVSAARIQVEVQDGTVQLAGFATSEAERAKAAELAREVPGAKSVRNNIIVKPADK is encoded by the coding sequence ATGAAGAAGCTTTTCGTCGCCAGCATGATCGCCACGGCAGGCCTGATGGCCATGACCGGTTGCGCTGTCACCAGCGGTCAGAGTTCGGTCGGCGAGTACGTCGATGACGCCACCGTCGCCACCCGGGTGAAGACGAAGTTCGCCACCGACCCAGGCGTGAGCGCCGCCCGCATCCAGGTGGAGGTGCAGGACGGCACGGTGCAGCTGGCCGGCTTTGCCACCAGCGAAGCCGAGCGCGCCAAGGCCGCCGAGCTCGCTCGTGAGGTCCCGGGGGCCAAGAGCGTGCGCAACAACATCATCGTGAAGCCGGCCGACAAGTAA
- a CDS encoding sigma-54-dependent transcriptional regulator, translated as MPHVLIVDDSPDELGWMSEVAQAEGCTVATADSLRAARVQLVRQQPEVLLTDIQLPDGNGLQLVRELEAPAQTEVVAITGHASVDSVVEALRLGATDYLVKPIDIERLRAILKRQPEAAELRHEIGELRGELRKAGRFGLLLGASPAMQSLYDKLARVAPTSATVLLIGESGTGKELAARTLHDLSRRKRCPFLAVNCGAISPQLIESELFGHEKGSFTGADRQHIGFFERANGGTLLLDEVTEMPLELQVKLLRVLETGSFARVGTTQLISTDVRMVAATNRLPEKAVAEGRFREDLYHRLNVFPVVLPPLRDRGTDIELLAQHFLDELNRQEGTSKSFSPQAIARLYEHSWSGNVRELRNHVQRAFILSDDIVETADAGDAPMDTGPGDVISIRIGTPLDEVERRVTMATLERCGQVKRKTAEVLGISLKTLYNRLEVYSMKDQTREDGNPPLPRHRPPPPRSRDAGGGTHKH; from the coding sequence ATGCCCCACGTCCTCATCGTCGACGATTCGCCTGATGAACTTGGGTGGATGAGCGAAGTGGCCCAAGCCGAAGGTTGCACCGTCGCCACCGCCGACTCGCTGCGTGCCGCGCGGGTCCAGCTGGTACGCCAGCAGCCGGAGGTGCTGCTCACCGACATCCAGCTGCCCGACGGCAACGGCTTGCAGCTGGTGCGCGAGCTCGAGGCGCCGGCGCAAACGGAAGTGGTGGCCATCACCGGCCACGCCTCGGTGGACAGCGTGGTGGAGGCCTTGCGCCTCGGCGCCACCGACTACCTCGTCAAGCCCATCGACATCGAGCGCTTGCGCGCCATCCTGAAGCGCCAGCCCGAAGCGGCCGAACTGCGCCACGAAATCGGCGAGCTGCGTGGCGAGCTGCGCAAGGCCGGCCGCTTCGGCCTGCTGCTGGGCGCCTCGCCTGCGATGCAATCGCTCTATGACAAGCTGGCCCGTGTGGCCCCGACCTCGGCCACCGTGCTGCTGATCGGCGAGAGTGGCACCGGCAAGGAGCTGGCGGCGCGCACGCTGCACGACTTGAGCCGGCGCAAGCGCTGCCCCTTCCTCGCGGTGAACTGCGGCGCCATCTCTCCCCAGCTGATCGAAAGCGAGCTGTTCGGGCACGAGAAAGGCAGCTTCACCGGCGCGGACCGCCAGCACATCGGCTTCTTCGAACGTGCCAATGGCGGCACGCTGCTGCTCGACGAAGTGACGGAGATGCCGCTGGAGCTGCAGGTCAAGCTGCTGCGCGTGCTGGAGACCGGCAGCTTTGCCCGGGTCGGCACCACCCAGCTGATCTCGACGGACGTGCGCATGGTGGCAGCGACCAACCGGCTGCCGGAGAAGGCGGTGGCCGAGGGCCGCTTCCGCGAGGATCTCTACCACCGCCTGAACGTCTTCCCGGTGGTGCTGCCGCCGCTGCGCGACCGCGGCACCGACATCGAGTTGCTGGCCCAGCACTTCCTGGACGAGCTGAACCGGCAGGAAGGCACCAGCAAGAGCTTCTCGCCGCAGGCCATCGCCCGGCTCTACGAGCACAGCTGGAGCGGCAATGTCCGCGAGCTGCGCAACCATGTGCAGCGGGCCTTCATCCTGTCGGATGACATCGTCGAGACCGCCGATGCCGGCGATGCGCCGATGGACACTGGACCGGGCGACGTCATCAGCATCCGCATCGGCACCCCGCTCGACGAGGTGGAGCGCCGCGTCACCATGGCCACGCTGGAGCGCTGCGGCCAGGTCAAGCGCAAGACGGCCGAGGTGCTGGGCATCAGCCTGAAGACCCTCTACAACCGGCTCGAGGTCTATTCGATGAAGGACCAAACGCGCGAGGACGGCAACCCGCCGCTGCCGCGCCACCGTCCGCCCCCGCCGCGCAGCCGTGACGCGGGCGGCGGCACCCACAAGCACTGA
- a CDS encoding YihY/virulence factor BrkB family protein — translation MDLHALQQRAWGWVPRPLRGPLALVIQAVDVWLDEQGPQLGASIAFYSMFAMAPLLVIVITIAGAVFGAEAARGQIVEQIQDIVGRDAAQSIEAMIASSWRGSSSGLAGTLSVAALLLGASGVFIALRSALNRLGRLQQQASGLSAFLKARLIAFALVLGVGFLAIVSLLASAALAAVGAYLSARFPPLAALIAALDLAVSTLVLSFGFAALLRWLPEAPPGWHAVAVGSVVSALLFAIGKHLIGLYLGRTGVSSSYGAAGSFVVLMLWVYYTSQILLLGASLAWCIDGARGRAPGLPAD, via the coding sequence ATGGATCTACATGCCTTGCAGCAGCGAGCCTGGGGCTGGGTGCCGCGTCCCCTGCGCGGGCCGCTGGCGCTGGTGATCCAGGCGGTGGACGTCTGGCTCGACGAGCAGGGACCGCAGCTCGGCGCGTCGATCGCCTTCTATTCGATGTTTGCGATGGCGCCGCTGCTGGTGATCGTCATCACGATCGCCGGCGCGGTGTTCGGCGCCGAGGCGGCGCGCGGGCAGATCGTCGAGCAGATCCAGGACATCGTCGGGCGTGACGCGGCCCAGAGCATCGAGGCCATGATTGCCTCGTCCTGGCGCGGCAGCAGCAGCGGCCTGGCCGGTACGCTGAGCGTGGCGGCGCTGCTGCTGGGCGCCAGCGGCGTGTTCATCGCGCTGCGCAGCGCGCTCAACCGCCTGGGGCGGCTGCAGCAGCAGGCCAGCGGGCTGTCGGCCTTTCTCAAGGCGCGGCTGATCGCCTTTGCGCTGGTGCTGGGCGTGGGCTTCCTGGCCATCGTGTCCCTGCTGGCCAGTGCGGCGCTGGCGGCGGTGGGCGCTTATCTGTCCGCCCGCTTCCCGCCGCTGGCGGCCTTGATCGCGGCGCTCGACCTGGCGGTCTCGACGCTGGTGTTGTCCTTCGGGTTTGCGGCCTTGCTGCGCTGGCTGCCTGAGGCGCCGCCGGGGTGGCATGCAGTGGCGGTCGGCTCCGTGGTGAGTGCCTTGCTGTTTGCCATCGGCAAGCACCTGATCGGGCTCTACCTGGGCCGCACGGGGGTGTCGTCAAGCTACGGCGCGGCTGGCTCCTTCGTGGTGCTGATGCTGTGGGTCTACTACACCTCACAGATCCTCCTGCTCGGCGCCTCGCTGGCCTGGTGCATCGACGGCGCCCGCGGCCGCGCGCCGGGCCTGCCGGCCGACTGA